A genome region from Choloepus didactylus isolate mChoDid1 chromosome 12, mChoDid1.pri, whole genome shotgun sequence includes the following:
- the SHISA2 gene encoding protein shisa-2 homolog: MWGGRRSAAAPSENGRAAPLLQLLLAALLAAGARASGEYCHGWLDAQGVWRLGFQCPERFDGGDATICCGSCALRYCCSSAEARLDQGGCDNDRQQGAGEPGRTDRDGPDGSAVPIYVPFLIVGSVFVAFIILGSLVAACCCRCLRPKQEPQQSRAPGGTRLMETIPMIPSASTSRGSSSRQSSTAASSSSSANSGARAPPTRSQTNCCLPEGTMNNVYVNMPTNFSVLNCQQATQIVPHQGQYLHPPYVGYTVPHDSVPMTPVPPFMEGLQAGYRQLQPPFPHTNSEQKMYPAVTV; encoded by the exons ATGTGGGGCGGCCGCCGCTCGGCAGCCGCGCCCTCGGAGAACGGGCGCGCCGCTCCGCTCCTGCAGCTGCTGCTGGCCGCGCTGCTGGCGGCGGGGGCGCGGGCCAGCGGCGAGTACTGCCACGGCTGGCTGGACGCGCAGGGCGTCTGGCGCCTCGGCTTCCAGTGCCCCGAGCGCTTCGACGGCGGCGACGCCACCATCTGCTGCGGCAGCTGTGCCTTGCGATACTGCTGCTCCAGCGCCGAGGCGCGCCTGGACCAGGGCGGCTGCGACAACGACCGCCAGCAGGGCGCCGGTGAGCCTGGACGGACCGACAGAGATGGCCCCGACGGCTCGGCAG TGCCCATCTACGTCCCGTTCCTCATCGTCGGGTCGGTGTTTGTGGCTTTCATCATCCTGGGCTCCCTCGTGGCAGCCTGCTGCTGCAGATGTCTCCGGCCAAAGCAGGAGCCGCAGCAGAGCCGAGCCCCGGGTGGGACCCGCCTGATGGAGACCATCCCCATGATCCCCAGCGCCAGCACGTCCCGAGGCTCTTCCTCGCGCCAGTCCAGCACAGCGGCCAGTTCCAGCTCCAGTGCCAACTCGGGTGCCCGGGCACCCCCGACGAGGTCCCAAACCAACTGCTGCTTGCCCGAGGGGACCATGAACAATGTCTACGTCAACATGCCCACGAACTTCTCCGTGCTGAACTGCCAGCAGGCCACCCAAATCGTGCCACACCAAGGGCAGTATCTGCACCCCCCCTATGTGGGGTACACGGTGCCCCATGACTCGGTGCCTATGACCCCTGTGCCCCCATTCATGGAAGGCCTGCAGGCTGGCTACAGGCAGCTCCAGCCCCCCTTCCCCCACACTAACAGTGAGCAGAAGATGTACCCAGCAGTGACCGTTTAA